One Candidatus Zixiibacteriota bacterium genomic window, TCGTAGTAGCTAAGGTTCCGAACAGATCCTACGAATGCAAAGGCAAATAGTGTTGACGGAATAGTCAAGACGATAGCCAAAACCAGCAAAAACTTTAGATAACGATCCAATGTGACCTCCTGATCAATATATATTGCTGAAAAATTGAGCAAATTACAGGCCAGTTCGCAATCTTAGCGTGAGATTCTTGTATCTAACACTATATCAATGAGTTACTAATGTTCGACAGTATGGCCAAAAGGCATGATTGGAGGAGAATTATGCAACTGAATGCCATATTGTTACCTAACCCCTGCATGTACACCGCAAGACATGTGGGATAGGCTTTTTATGGATTACGGAGACGTTATTTTGTCAATCGCCCTTATGTCGTCTCGTTTTCTCCATCTCGCTGGAAGGCGGGATCAATGATTGAGCACATAAACCTTCCCATCATAGATAGAAACCTTATGGGATTGAGCACGGAGGTTCACAAGTTCGCGGAAAAACGCTTCTTTCTCCTCAACAGGCGTATCGTCCGCCAGAACGGAAATGGGGAAGTCAATATTAAGAATCCGGCAATTGGTCATCACTCCTATGAAATCAGGTGGAAATAGATGGTCCGACAGAGCCGCACTCACGAGATCATTGAGAGAGAAACTCGGTAATGTCATGATTGCCGAATATGAACCGGAGCGAGTGATATTTCCAGTGGCACCTGACGGCTCTACAATTTGCTCATAGCGACCGTGGCAATGAATCGAGTGAACCAGATGATCTAGTGAGGCTGGACAGCCGGCACGACTGGAGTGACGCAATTGACAGCGAAGCTGCTCCTTCCCGAAATCGAAATCGACAGACAATGTGTCGGACGAGGACAATTCTTTTTCGGATGACCTCTCGATGACAATTTGGTCGGGGTACTTGGCTGCAAGCCCAGTCAGATGCTCTATATTGAATCCTGCCAGACCGAGCTGAATCGTGGCCAGAGAAATTGATTCGGGAGTCGCTATCTGCAAGGGAAAGTGATTCAGACTCGCAGCGGCAAGGGCATCGAAATCCGGTCTGTTCTCCAACAACAGAAAACCATCGTCTAAGGCCATAGCCAAGAAAGGATGGCGAACCAAACGGATTTCATCCAGAGTTAGCCCATCTGTGTCATTTGACTGCTGGGACCATTCAAATGAACAGATTCGGTCCCGGTCAACCACCCGGATATTTTTAAGAGCCTTCAGATCCATGTCGGCCGAGAGAGCAAGCCATATGCCCAGGTCTGAAAGGTTATCCGGATAGCATCAAGTTGTTATTACACAGCTTTTTATATGTTTTAAGAATACTGTGGGTATGGCGTCGAACAACTTCGATCACCCGTTCCTGACACAAGGTATGCAATTGGAGTCACAGCTCTGGTCTGGATTCGTCACTGCAGTTCAACCCTACCGATCGAACATAGCTGTGGTGCGCCTATAGTATGACAGTCGATGAGATTGTCATGATGGAAAAACACCGTCGCAGGAGTAGCCTTAATGCAGTTAGGCTCGTCTCACTGATGATGAGTAGCGAGAGGTACAGCAGCCAACTTGCTGTGTGCAATGCCTTACTTTGGGTTGGTGGGAGAGACCAATCTTACAACCGGATTCCTTTGCGGATCGGTTTGAAACCCGATTTCCGAGAGTCCGACGGATCGGGCTTGAGTGATATCTCGGTATTGGTTGGAAGCGAAGCATAGTTTGCTGGAGACAGGAGCGATCGATTCTCAACCTGCTTGACATAACCCACGGCCAACGCAAACTGGCGGCTGTATTCCAGAAGAAGACGTGCCCGTTCCTTATCCTGGGTGAGACTCTGTCTCTTACCGGAGAACGAAAATACAAACTCGGGGTTGGATGACATAACCTGAACCGCCTTGATCTTCTGATCGGACAGACGTGTCTTAAGAAATCGAAGTAAGGCAAAAAAGGCACCAAACTCCAGATCGAGCACCGAACCGTGGGCACGGCACCGGAACAGAACCCCATAGTCCGGTACAGCGAAACTGATCATCCCACCGGCGAAACCGATATCGGTCAGGTACGGATCATTCAGACTATTGTTGAAAGCAGCAGTATAGCACTTGATAAAAGTCGGTTTCTTGTCCATTCCCTGCATTCAGCAACGCCTGTGCCGGCGCCGAAGGCGCTTTATGTAGTACGCAATTACGGTTGAGAGACAAGGCCTTAGGCGGATAACAGAATAGCCGTGGTTCGACCTGAAATAGCAATCTATGAAATCAAACTCACAATTTCAGTCGATTGATTTCATTAAGTCTTCGCGCAACCCCTCCCCGGCTTCGATGTACTTACCGGTAGCAGTGGCATAGATTTCGTCTGCGTCGTTTCTGACTTCTCCCTCTGTCAGGAATACTCTCCCCTTTGATTTGACAACTCGGCCGGAAAAGGTCAGTTCGTCTCCAACTCTTACCGGTTGAATGAATCGCACCGTCATTTCAGCAGTCACAGCAAAGCGGTCGATTGCTAATACAGCCTTTATCATCACCTCGTCCAACAGAGTCGCAATTAGTCCCCCGTGATAGATACCTCGATAACCCTCAAATTGCTCGGTAGCCTTAACCCTGGTAACAACCTGACTTCCATCATAGAAAAAACGCGCCCCAAGGCCATCTGGGTTTTTATCACCACAGACGAAACAGTGGGAGTATTTGGCGACTTCCTTCATACTCCTTATGTACGGTTATGCGAGTTACTTGTCAATAAGTGCTGGGCGGATACGCCCGACAGAAAAAGGCCCGACCGGAATCGGTCGGGCCCGAAATTGTCAGCATTCCATAAGTTCTGTTATAGTGCAGGAGGCCAGCATTCGCGAGATGAATACGACCACGTCGTTTCGCCACAGGTTGCCACCACGGCAGCCATGCCCGAATTAAATGTAACGTTCATGTTCCAATTGGTGGTATCGGGGGCATCGGCGTCTTTCTGATAGATCATTTCGATGTCGGCCGAGAAAGTACCCGTTTCCGGGCAACCTTGCGTCCAGCCGAAGCTGGATTTGCTTATCTGACCACTAGCATAGGTAACATCCACATCGAACTCTCTCCAGACGGTGGAGTCAGCACTCACGTATTTGGACTTGACGTTCCAACCGCTGGAGCCTTCCACAGAACACAGCTCCTGATCCATGTTGTCGAACTGGTAGTCCGCATTGCCAGCATAGATGGAGTGAGTGACGGTAGTATCCAGGGCGTTGTACACCCAATTGTGCTTATAAAGCAGAGCTTC contains:
- a CDS encoding PaaI family thioesterase; this translates as MKEVAKYSHCFVCGDKNPDGLGARFFYDGSQVVTRVKATEQFEGYRGIYHGGLIATLLDEVMIKAVLAIDRFAVTAEMTVRFIQPVRVGDELTFSGRVVKSKGRVFLTEGEVRNDADEIYATATGKYIEAGEGLREDLMKSID